The Colletotrichum higginsianum IMI 349063 chromosome 2, whole genome shotgun sequence genome has a segment encoding these proteins:
- a CDS encoding Duf1682 domain protein, whose protein sequence is MAANFINGLFGASKSSSASAVPSGDADFADFAGAPDPSPTPSAFTAAPGGAILGGGAPQATAVPYTKWYNIHERHSLSEFKLEGAILAISAVIFLLHIIGARLNRKKATAWAVAHAPTLKSEFASVGFSPRSTTDTDPKDAGGVLREKSLFEFASYATGRQNVAFVDVKLTLTKRFNPALRIVETVSSFFMDTIEAPHDSVEATIYPFDGKENLTVPSIPGTHELRSKDNKSTYDNFVWAIVSKDRMKQVRDDRYDVSITFTKDHAKLPNWVTVMSESAEITEQLLTPELIKAVESAGDAFDYLIVSDQPTDRPTTLEETTPRKRIYLRYRIPSSNNYDALLPIFEYFVRAPDALVSGAHFRPEVLRKVRSVREETIAQLKKAADAEKAEERALEREKQKKAKRDAELSALDAKAQKKYLERERERDLKKSMKKQTMRG, encoded by the exons ATGGCCGCCAACTTTATCAACGGTCTCTTTGGAGCCTCCAAGTCGTCCTCTGCATCCGCAGTTCCTAGCGGAGACGCCG ATTTCGCAGACTTCGCCGGTGCTCCTGATCCGTCGCCTACGCCTAGCGCTTTCACTGCTGCCCCCGGCGGCGCGattcttggcggcggcgcgcccCAGGCCACGGCCGTTCCCTACACGAAGTGGTACAACATCCACGAGCGTCACTCGCTCAGCGAGTTCAAGCTCGAGGGTGCCATTCTCGCCATTAGCGCTGTCATCTTCCTTCTGCACATCATCGGCGCGCGTCTCAATCGCAAGAAGGCCACGGCCTGGGCCGTTGCTCACGCGCCGACGCTCAAGTCCGAGTTCGCCTCGGTCGGCTTCTCCCCGCGTTCGACCACCGACACCGACCCCaaggatgccggcggcgtgctGCGCGAGAAGTCGCTCTTCGAGTTCGCCAGCTACGCCACCGGTCGCCAGAATGTCGCGTTCGTCGACGTCAAGCTGACGCTGACCAAGCGCTTCAACCCGGCCTTGAGAATCGTCGAGACCGTCTCCAGCTTCTTCATGGACACCATCGAGGCCCCCCACGACTCCGTCGAGGCTACCATCTACCCCTTTGACGGCAAGGAAAACCTCACTGTTCCCTCCATCCCCGGTACCCACGAACTGCGCAGCAAGGATAACAAGAGCACCTACGATAACTTTGTCTGGGCGATCGTCTCCAAGGACCGCATGAAGCAGGTTCGCGACGACCGTTACGACGTCTCCATCACCTTCACCAAGGACCACGCCAAGCTCCCCAACTGGGTCACTGTCATGAGCGAGAGCGCCGAGATCACGGAGCAGCTGTTGACGCCCGAGCtcatcaaggccgtcgagtcTGCCGGCGATGCCTTTGACTACCTCATTGTCTCCGACCAGCCCACTGACCGCCCCACTAC CCTGGAGGAGACCACCCCTCGCAAGCGCATCTACCTTCGCTACCGCATCCCCTCCAGCAACAACTACGACGCCCTGCTGCCCATCTTTGAGTACTTCGTCCGCGCGCCTGACGCTCTCGTTTCCGGCGCCCACTTCCGCCCCGAGGTCCTGCGCAAGGTGCGCAGCGTGCGCGAGGAGACCATTGCCCAGCTCAAGAaggctgccgacgccgagaaggccgaggagcgtGCGCTCGAGCgcgagaagcagaagaaggctAAGCGCGACGCCGAGTTGAGCGCTCTCGACGCCAAGGCGCAGAAGAAGTATCTCGAGAGGGAGCGCGAGCGCGACCTGAAGAAGAGCATGAAGAAGCAGACCATGCGCGGTTAG
- a CDS encoding ATPase, with amino-acid sequence MPSKRKREIEDFDPNKSDSDDENFEPGADAPAVRSKKRSRGPKIQRSAGGRRRANRYNGSDIEDDDDEDVSDSQDEGSFVSEEEEDEEVNAPVNAAGRRARKAATKHNSYKESDDEESEDAEESDDVLSEDLPKPKKKDSLLIKLKVPKTASTPAPAAPATRRSTRARTEELGEEHVELTNSGKHSRPASRSRSPEAFARTRSSRSIKGLKKGPETIEEATQESSGPRVDDADVDELAGDVEEAIAEIKDTEMEDVKESTEQAPAVDVVVDEDDEEDEGPITRRTRAKRGSGSAAGTAEPDADAKRGAEDDGPKRRLTRRNGLRKSKSVQEPSSDFEPGEESAEEEAHMSESPKKDSGDGDDGDFDSPAPRGRAAAKPKGRSTRSSRRGAESAEEVELDQDELAEELHELRQDSRSRRTRRPSPAIIYQETASKRRRAAAKPMNYFMPPLSAVNLEEDAEDPAPTPARRRGGRGGATQSWDRALNTTFGPFGGGGGAGSLLTGPWGAGAAGGVDSDSSDDEMGQRSGAAGNVGMTPTSAAAPAGLLPGLAQPLGGDAGVGATPNVGKIKNQKALADADPLGVDLTVDFNHVGGLQGHIDQLKEMVQLPLLYPELFQKFHVTPPRGVLFHGPPGTGKTLLARALANSVGIGGRKITFYMRKGADALSKWVGEAEKQLRLLFEEARRTQPSIIFFDEIDGLAPVRSSKQEQIHASIVSTLLALMDGMDGRGQVIVIGATNRPDNIDPALRRPGRFDREFYFPLPDVAGRKSILEIHTKDWGLSEPFKQQLAENTKGYGGADLRALCTEAALNAIQRTYPQVYSSKDKLIVNPDNISIHATDFMLSIKKMIPSSERSAGTGAAPLPKGVEPLLRDQFGSIKKALDEVLPRKKKLTALEEAMYEQFDDEDQGFGREALHQEFERSRIFRPRFLIHGFSGMGQSYLSSALLHYFEGVQVQNFGLPNLLGDGRPMEQVIVSLFTEVKRHKPSVIYIPSIDSWYAAMKDTLPFITFKAMLKSIPPTDPILVLATAEYEPGEGLAPDLVRELFSFSRKNRLQIERPMHSNRREYFAAIVEHIRKSPADFPDPANRKKRVLEQLPVAPPPPPKVPTKEEVKAMQKRDHQLLNILKVQLQPIMDQINRKYKKFRQPVITPAQLEYLFLEMDPNYVRPDIVGAEDRPFEIVKDKYGDDVLRETATGKTFYNLETTTIEERLSNGFYCRPKDFLRDIKSLAKDSKNIGDKERTLKANELVSNVEVDVATIEGNTSTVDWEALHQRQLQRAKAAAEKERKRKALQSVVDRMQTDVAGGNDSDSQGPVTLGERIPGSAHAMARFQVMSPAPGDTAETQQPSNGGPEPSRLSDVQMSGVDDDTTQDSSMQPPSQWPQQANLTTGATTGTTQVSQRSVITTVPPGMSPSAIVNDASTTKTSDPSERSTDKWSTQATNGFHPDQSSQGDTSQLQDTQIPAGMGGVSQATSSDDPWPHSQAHGMARGVIRPPGSQTSSPNKSRSSGDSKHAMPLVNILNESTSDDIRNSGSSSSQQQPVIHEGQVTQFLDELTERTSGCTIEQLEQINRELMDEIWNTRHEWNRMKVLSDLTNVFNETISDIESIQGLFQQSQGS; translated from the exons ATGCCGTCGAAACGCAAGCGCGAAATCGAGGACTTCGATCCTAACAAATCGGACTCCGATGACGAGAACTTCGagcccggcgccgatgcACCCGCCGTCCGCAGCAAAAAGCGATCGCGCGGACCCAAAATCCAGAGGAGCGCCGGGGGCCGGCGACGCGCCAACAGATACAATGGGTCAGACatcgaggatgacgatgatgaagacgTCTCCGACAGCCAGGACGAGGGCTCGTTTGTctcggaagaagaagaagacgaagaagtgAACGCGCCTGTCAATGCGGCCGGTCGTCGTGCAAGAAAGGCCGCGACGAAGCACAATAGCTACAAGGAGAGTGACGACGAAGAATCTGAGGATGCCGAAGAATCGGACGATGTCCTATCGGAAGATTTGCCAAAGCCCAAGAAAAAGGACAGCTTATTGATCAAGCTCAAGGTGCCAAAGACTGCCTCAAcgcctgctcctgctgcacCGGCCACGAGGCGATCAACTCGTGCCCGAACAGAAGAGCTCGGCGAAGAGCATGTTGAGTTGACCAACTCCGGCAAACATTCACGGCCTGCCTCGCGATCTAGAAGCCCCGAGGCCTTTGCCCGGACTCGGTCTTCCCGCTCAATTAAGGGACTTAAGAAGGGACCTGAGACAATCGAAGAGGCAACCCAGGAGAGCAGTGGTCCCCGCGTAGATGATGCCGACGTAGACGAGTTGGCCGGCGATGTTGAAGAAGCAATTGCTGAGATTAAGGACACCGAGATGGAGGATGTCAAAGAATCGACCGAGCAAGCGCCGGCCGTCGACGTTGttgtggacgaggacgacgaggaggatgagggcCCAATTACACGGCGGACGCGGGCCAAAAGAGGAAGTGGCTCTGCGGCTGGGACCGCCGAGCCGGACGCCGACGCGAAACGCGGGGCCGAAGACGATGGTCCCAAACGACGCCTAACTCGCCGGAACGGGCTTCGAAAGTCAAAATCCGTCCAAGAGCCGAGTAGTGATTTTGAGCCCGGCGAAGAGTCggcagaggaagaagcgcACATGTCCGAGTCGCCCAAAAAGGATTctggtgacggtgacgatggTGATTTCGACAGCCCTGCTCCGCGCGGTAGGGCGGCCGCCAAGCCCAAGGGTCGATCCACCCGCAGCTCGCGCCGAGGCGCCGAGTCGGCTGAGGAAGTCGAGCTGGACCAGGACGAactggccgaggagctgcaCGAGCTTCGACAGGACTCTCGCTCCCGCCGAACTCGACGTCCCTCGCCCGCCATCATTTACCAGGAAACGGCTTCGAAGCGACGCAGAGCGGCCGCCAAGCCGATGAACTACTTCATGCCGCCCCTCTCCGCCGTCAACCTTGAAGAAGACGCCGAAGACCCCGCCCCAACTCCCGCgcgtcgtcgcggcggccgaggaggcgccACTCAATCATGGGATCGCGCTCTTAACACCACCTTTGGCCCCTttggaggaggtggtggcgCCGGGTCGCTTCTCACTGGACCTTGGGGTGCAGGTGCTGCTGGAGGCGTCGATTCTGACAGCAGTGACGACGAGATGGGCCAACGCTCGGGCGCAGCCGGCAATGTGGGCATGACACCTACttcggccgccgccccggccggACTCCTCCCGGGCCTCGCACAGCCTTTGGGCGGAGACGCGGGCGTCGGTGCTACCCCGAATGTTGGTAAGATCAAGAACCAGAAGGCTCTGGCAGACGCCGATCCTCTCGGAGTCGACTTGACCGTCGATTTCAACCACGTCGGTGGCCTCCAAGGTCACATTGATCAGCTGAAGGAGATGGTGCAGCTCCCCCTTCTGTACCCGGAGCTCTTCCAGAAGTTTCACGTCACGCCGCCTCGAGGCGTCCTTTTCCACGGTCCACCCGGAACTGGTAAAACTCTTCTAGCCCGTGCCCTTGCGAACTCGGTCGGCATTGGCGGTCGCAAAATCACCTTTTACATGAGAAAGGGTGCCGATGCTCTGAGCAAATGGGTTGGCGAGGCGGAGAAGCAGCTGCGTCTGCTCTTCGAAGAGGCCAGAAGGACACAGCCTAGCATCATCTTCTTTGACGAAATCGACGGTCTGGCACCTGTGCGCTCCAGCAAGCAGGAACAGATTCATGCCTCCATCGTGTCGACTCTCCTGGCCCTGATGGACGGTATGGACGGCCGCGGTCAGGTTATTGTCATCGGTGCCACCAATCGTCCTGACAACATCGACCCAGCCTTGAGAAGACCCGGCAGATTCGACCGCGAATTTTACTTCCCACTCCCCGATGTGGCCGGCCGAAAGTCGATCCTCGAAATCCATACCAAAGACTGGGGCCTCTCGGAGCCGTTCAAACAACAGCTTGCCGAGAACACCAAGGGTTACGGCGGTGCTGATCTTCGAGCCCTTTGCACAGAAGCTGCCCTCAATGCGATTCAGCGAACCTACCCGCAGGTCTACTCGTCCAAGGATAAGCTCATTGTCAACCCAGACAACATCAGCATTCATGCGACCGACTTCATGCTGTCCATCAAGAAAATGATCCCCTCGTCCGAGAGATCTGCGGGCACCGGCGCAGCTCCATTGCCGAAAGGCGTCGAGCCGCTCCTGCGGGACCAGTTCGGGTCGATCAAGAAGGCGTTGGACGAGGTACTCCCTCGCAAAAAGAAGCTGACAGCGCTGGAAGAGGCCATGTACGAGCAatttgacgacgaggaccagGGGTTCGGGCGCGAGGCTCTGCACCAAGAGTTTGAGCGTTCCCGCATCTTCCGCCCACGGTTCCTAATCCATGGCTTTTCGGGCATGGGCCAGAGCTACCTTTCGTCTGCTCTGCTGCACTATTTCGAAGGCGTGCAGGTCCAGAATTTTGGGCTTCCCAACTTGCTTGGCGACGGGCGG CCCATGGAACAGGTCATTGTCAGCCTCTTCACCGAGGTCAAGAGGCACAAGCCCAGTGTCATCTACATCCCCAGCATCGACTCGTGGTATGCCGCCATGAAGGACACGCTGCCTTTCATCACCTTCAAGGCCATGCTCAAGTCCATTCCGCCTACGGATCCCATCCTGGTGCTTGCAACGGCAGAGTACGAGCCAGGGGAGGGTCTCGCCCCGGATCTCGTGCGAGAacttttctccttttctcgCAAGAATCGGTTGCAGATTGAGCGGCCGATGCAT TCCAACCGACGAGAATACTTCGCCGCCATTGTCGAGCACATTCGGAAGAGTCCGGCCGACTTCCCCGATCCCGCCAACCGAAAGAAGAGAGTTCTGGAACAGCTACCCGTtgccccgccgccgccgccaaaggtACCCACCAAGGAAGAAGTCAAGGCCATGCAGAAGCGCGACCACCAGCTCCTCAACATCTTGAAGGTGCAGCTGCAGCCCATCATGGACCAAATCAACAGAAAGTACAAAAAGTTCAGGCAGCCGGTGATCACCCCTGCGCAGCTGGAGTACTTGTTCCTCGAGATGGATCCCAACTACGTTCGTCCTGACATCGTGGGCGCTGAGGACCGTCCTTTTGAAATCGTCAAGGACAAGTACGGTGACGACGTGCTGCGCGAGACAGCCACTGGCAAGACTTTCTACAACCTGGAGACCACAACCATCGAGGAGCGGTTGTCGAACGGCTTTTACTGCCGACCCAAGGACTTCCTCCGAGACATAAAGTCTCTCGCGAAGGATTCCAAAAACATTGGCGACAAGGAGAGAACCCTCAAGGCGAACGAGCTCGTCAGCAACGTCGAGGTTGACGTCGCCACTATTGAGGGCAACACGAGCACCGTGGACTGGGAGGCGTTGCACCAGAGACAACTGCAACGCGCCAAGGCtgcggccgagaaggagcgGAAGAGAAAGGCTTTGCAGTCCGTCGTCGACCGCATGCAGACCGATGTAGCAGGTGGTAACGACAGCGACTCTCAAGGTCCTGTTACGCTGGGCGAGCGCATTCCCGGGTCCGCCCATGCAATGGCTCGCTTCCAGGTCATGAGCCCGGCGCCTGGCGACACCGCCGAAACTCAGCAGCCGAGCAACGGAGGACCGGAACCCTCCCGGCTGAGTGACGTGCAGATGAgcggcgtcgatgacgatACGACACAAGACAGCTCTATGCAGCCACCGTCGCAATGGCCGCAGCAAGCGAATCTGACAACAGGCGCAACAACGGGGACCACCCAGGTGTCCCAGAGGTCCGTTATCACAACAGTTCCCCCCGGGATGTCACCTTCTGCGATCGTGAACGACGCTTCCACCACGAAGACGTCAGATCCATCGGAAAGATCGACAGACAAGTGGAGCACTCAAGCAACGAACGGGTTCCATCCCGATCAATCCAGCCAGGGAGACACTTCGCAGCTGCAAGACACTCAGATACCCGCGGGCATGGGCGGCGTGAGCCAAGCTACTTCGAGTGATGATCCTTGGCCACACTCTCAGGCCCACGGTATGGCGCGTGGGGTCATCCGCCCTCCCGGCAGTCAAACATCGTCACCTAATAAGTCGAGAAGCTCAGGAGACTCTAAGCATGCCATGCCTTTGGTCAACATCCTCAACGAGTCCACCAGTGACGACATCAGAAACTCCggctcgtcctcctcgcaaCAGCAACCTGTTATACACGAGGGTCAGGTTACGCAGTTCCTCGACGAACTGACCGAGAGGACCTCGGGCTGCACCATTGAACAGCTGGAACAGATCAACCGGGAGCTCATGGACGAGATCTGGAACACGAGACACGAGTGGAATCGTATGAAGGTTCTCAGCGACCTGACGAATGTGTTCAACGAGACAATCAGCGATATCGAGAGTATCCAGGGGCTGTTCCAACAGAGCCAGGGGTCATGA
- a CDS encoding Fungal transcriptional regulatory protein, with translation MIYPLALTTILAATATLTHGLTVPGSSSTGGGFGLGVLPRQQKQAKSSCLNSNLIQSASALTGQEPGTDGIKAGQAKSETDPNNFINFCEGQTITNGQQITAGSCSGVPQGKIPAQKNMISAMITNPQPGTTVEAGKTFNVSVQTTHLKAGVFVNPTTNYYTAPQDLDSSGDIIGHCHVTIQDIGSLKSTTPPDPTKFAFFKGIDDDGNGKGLLQATVDGGLPAGTYRVCTMIAAANHQPVIMPVAQRGAQDDCTKFEVTGGGGGGATKDAGAAKGAGAAKGAGDATKKAGDATATKPKKSCDAAKKKEKEKKKGGN, from the exons ATGATCTATCCGCTCGCCCTCACGACGATCCTCGCTGCCACGGCCACCTTGACCCATGGCTTGACCGTGCCCGGCTCCTCGTCCACCGGTGGCGGTTTTGGCTTGGGGGTCCTGCCGAggcagcagaagcaggccaAGTCGAGCTGCCTGAACTCAAACCTCATCCAGAGCGCCAGCGCCCTCACCGGCCAGGAGCCCGGGACGGACGGGATCAAGGCGGGACAGGCCAAGTCAGAGAC CGACCCCAATAACTTCATCAACTTCTGCGAGGGCCAAACCATCACCAATGGGCAGCAGATCACGGCCGGGTCCTGCAGCGGCGTGCCCCAGGGCAAGATCCCCGCGCAGAAGAACATGATCTCGGCCATGATCACGAACCCGCAGCCCGGCACGacggtcgaggccggcaagacGTTCAACGTGTCGGTGCAGACGACGCAcctcaaggccggcgtcttcgtcaacCCGACGACCAACTACTACACGGCGCCGCAGGACCTCGACAGCTCCGGCGACATCATCGGCCACTGCCACGTGACGATCCAGGACATCGGCTCCCTcaagtcgacgacgccgccggaCCCGACCAAgttcgccttcttcaagggcatcgacgacgacggcaacggcaagggACTACTGCAGGCCACGGTCGACGGGGGCTTGCCGGCGGGTACGTACCGCGTGTGCACCATGATCGCGGCGGCGAACCACCAGCCCGTCATCATGCCCGTCGCGCAGCGCGGCGCGCAGGACGACTGCACAAAGTTTGAggtcaccggcggcggcggcggcggcgcgacgaAGGATGCCGGTGCGGCGAAGGGGGCCGGCGCGGCGAAGGGGGCCGGCgacgcgacgaagaaggccggcgacgcgaCGGCCACGAAGCCTAAGAAGAGCtgcgacgccgccaagaagaaggagaaggagaagaagaagggcggaaACTGA
- a CDS encoding Cell wall biogenesis protein: MSTEDYSKIPTPETAYCDFCLIPVGTGSVSVANEVAQVQRLLKASGLKYTMHSAGTTVADEMSLPNHPEGSWDDVFRVIGQAHSLVHQSGVVRIQSSMRVGSRTDKKQTAEDKVKRVEGILASDE; encoded by the exons ATGTCGACCGAGGACTACTCCAAGATCCCCACGCCCGAGACGGCGTACTGCGACTTCTGCCTGATCCCCGTCGGGACGGGCAGCGTCTCCGTCGCCAACGAGGTCGCCCAGGTCCAGCGCCTGCTGAAGGCTAGCGGGCTCAAGTACACGATGCACTCGGCAGGCACGACCGTCG CTGACGAAATGTCTCTTCCCAACCACCCAGAGGGAAGCTGGGATGACGTCTTCCGCGTCATCGGCCAGGCGCACTCCCTGGTCCACCAGAGCGGCGTCGTCAGGATCCAGTCGTCGATGCGCGTCGGTTCGAG GACGGACAAGAAGCAGACGGCCGAAGACAAGGTGAAGCGGGTCGAGGGCATTCTGGCGTCGGACGAGTGA
- a CDS encoding Phosphoric diester hydrolase-like protein yields MVFSLRKAFAAVLASTAAVYALPSDSTAAAVDSTTVSAESSNTTACNNSPSLCSRKYNNITHMGAHDSAFLRDASTQNSIAGNQYHNATVALNSGLRLLQAQVHLVNGTSGNVLQLCHTTCSLLDAGTLENWLSAVKDWMDKHTNEVVTILLVNSDNQAASAFGKVFESSGIAKYGYKPSSSSATSNWPTLQTMIDADTRLVTFVASITADANYPYLLPEFSYVFETDYEVTSAAGFNCTVDRPSTYSSATAAVSANMLPLMNHFQYQILAADILIPDVSDIETTNSASTTTAGALGLHARTCKAEWGVKPVFVLVDFFDKGPAIDTADSLNGLSESDISGRSSSNSATARSSSAKSASRSPGMETGALVAFLAAALFLF; encoded by the coding sequence atgGTCTTCTCACTCCGCAAAGCTTTCgcggccgtcctcgcctcGACGGCAGCAGTCTATGCCCTCCCCTCGGACTCAACAGCAGCGGCCGTCGACTCGACAACCGTCTCCGCCGAGTCCTCCAACACGACGGCCTGCAACAACTCGCCCTCGCTCTGCAGCCGCAAGTACAACAACATCACCCACATGGGCGCCCACGACAGCGCCTtcctccgcgacgccagCACCCAGAACTCTATCGCCGGCAACCAGTACCATaacgccaccgtcgccctGAACTCGGGCCTGCGCCTGCTCCAGGCTCAGGTCCACCTCGTCAACGGTACCTCGGGCAACGTCCTGCAGCTCTGCCACACCACCTGCAgcctgctcgacgccggcaccCTAGAGAACTGGCTCTCAGCCGTCAAAGACTGGATGGACAAGCACACCAATGAAGTCGTcaccatcctcctcgtcaactCGGACAAccaggcggcctcggcctttggCAAGGTCTTTGAGTCGTCCGGCATCGCAAAGTACGGCTACaagccctcgtcgtcctcagcCACCTCGAACTGGCCCACCCTGCAGACCATgatcgacgccgacaccCGCCTCGTCACCTTTGTCGCCtccatcaccgccgacgccaactACCCCTACCTGCTGCCCGAGTTCTCGTACGTCTTCGAGACCGACTACGAGGTCACCTCGGCTGCCGGCTTCAACTGCACCGTCGACCGCCCCTCGACCTActcgtccgccaccgccgccgtctcggccaaCATGCTGCCCCTGATGAACCACTTCCAGTACCagatcctcgccgccgacatcctcatccCGGACGTCAGCGATATCGAGACCACCAACTCggccagcaccaccaccgccggtGCCCTCGGCCTGCACGCCCGGACCTGCAAGGCGGAGTGGGGCGTCAAgcccgtcttcgtcctcgtcgacttcttcgacaaGGGCCCGGCCATCGACACCGCCGACTCGCTCAACGGCCTTTCGGAATCCGACATCTCgggccgcagcagcagcaacagcgcGACGGCCCGCTCGAGCAGTGCCAAATCCGCCAGCAGGTCCCCTGGCATGGAGAcgggcgccctcgtcgccttccTCGCGGCCGCCCTCTTTCTGTTCTAA
- a CDS encoding Gsg2 protein kinase, whose product MARTTAARTYGKASTKAKARRLFAEVPPSPPRKSDAAISVASDDDSVIKITEKLHGFEIQDEVYSSEDELSRDFNSIVVALPPQPAKSGSPKRELKKTPRATRSVATPKVKRTLSTPASKVEALETEIAEPVSPPHPGYRVLTWEEVCPPGDTIEKIAEASYAEVYRVRNERGTSIIKCIRLESPIKAQTKAQERSGLVDEEPHSEDDMRGELRISEWLADIPGFVIYKERYLVKGKAPKCLLETHQSFHRKMKRKDPDRLQFYPSPSRYLADTTFLVVELGDAGTALEDFELENSSQLWDIFFHVAIALARAEEMACFEHRDLHEGNLCIRKTKEPMTRDPKKAAPYFGYSGLDITILDYGLSRAEDLEVEESDPIALDLEKDLSIFTSTHAPQCKVYRQMRSLLLRGERGHLPPSAHKVPYAKGVGGEPLSWDVYVPYTNVLWLAYLYQYMVKGFKGEKKDVAEFKKVTKEMWKYLDPDAKAGTPAFGSSAEVVRFAFEAGWLDESHLMDIGGEEREDSIILSREETEELARRRSPRKLR is encoded by the exons ATGGCTAGAACCACGGCTGCCCGCACGTATGGCAAGGCCTCGACGAAAGCGAAGGCACGCCGACTCTTTGCCGAGGTCCCTCCTAGTCCGCCACGAAAATCTGATGCGGCGATTTCAGTAGCCAGTGATGATGATTCGGTCATCAAAATCACGGAAAAGCTGCACGGCTTTGAGATTCAAGACGAGGTTTACTCCTCTGAGGACGAACTTTCCAGAGACTTCAACTCCATTGTTGTTGCACTTCCACCACAACCGGCAAAGTCGGGATCTCCCAAGCGGGAACTAAAGAAGACCCCAAGAGCGACCAGGTCTGTAGCAACACCAAAAGTCAAGAGGACACTTTCAACCCCGGCATCCAAGGTTGAAGCACTCGAGACCGAGATCGCTGAGCCTGTCTCGCCGCCTCACCCCGGCTACCGCGTTCTCACTTGGGAAGAGGTCTGTCCACCGGGAGACACAATTGAGAAGATAGCCGAGGCCTCCTACGCCGAGGTTTATCGAGTCCGTAACGAACGCGGCACGAGCATCATCAAGTGCATCCGCCTCGAGTCACCAATCAAGGCGCAGACCAAGGCGCAGGAGCGTTCAGGTCTTGTCGATGAAGAGCCGCATTCCGAAGACGATATGCGTGGTGAGCTGCGCATATCCGAGTGGCTCGCCGACATTCCCGGCTTCGTCATCTACAAGGAGCGCTACCTTGTGAAGGGCAAAGCGCCCAAATGCCTCCTGGAGACGCACCAGAGCTTCCATCGGAAGATGAAGCGCAAGGATCCGGACAGGTTGCAGTTTTATCCCAGTCCGAGCCGCTATCTGGCCGACACGACGTTCTTGGTGGTGGAATTGGGTGATGCGGGAACTGCCCTGGAAGACTTTGAACTGGAGAATTCGAGTCAGTTGTGGGACATCTTCTTCCATGTTGCCATTGCTCTGGCTAGGGCGGAAGAGATGGCCTGCTTCGAG CATCGCGATCTTCATGAGGGCAATCTCTGCATACGCAAGACAAAAGAGCCCATGACGCGAGACCCTAAGAAGGCAGCACCCTACTTCGGCTACTCCGGTCTCGATATTACGATTCTGGACTACGGGCTCTCTCGAGCTGAagacctcgaggtcgaagagtCAGATCCTATTgcgctcgacctcgagaaggaTCTCAGCATCTTCACCAGCACCCACGCACCGCAGTGCAAAGTCTACCGCCAAATGCGGTCCCTTTTGCTGCGTGGCGAACGTGGTCACCTGCCACCGTCGGCTCATAAAGTCCCCTATGCCAAGGGGGTTGGCGGCGAGCCTCTTTCGTGGGACGTGTACGTGCCGTACACCAACGTTTTGTGGCTCGCATACCTTTATCAGTATATGGTCAAGGGATTCaagggcgagaagaaggatgTCGCGGAATTCAAGAAAGTCACCAAGGAGATGTGGAAGTATCTGGACCCGGATGCCAAGGCCGGGACGCCAGCGTTTGGTAGTTCGGCCGAGGTTGTCAGGTTCGCGTTCGAAGCCGGGTGGCTTGATGAGTCGCACTTGATGGATATCGGCGGCGAAGAAAGGGAAGACAGCATCATCCTCTCGCGGGAAGAGACGGAGGAGCTGGCACGGCGCAGATCACCAAGGAAGTTGCGGTGA